From Orcinus orca chromosome 3, mOrcOrc1.1, whole genome shotgun sequence, a single genomic window includes:
- the SRA1 gene encoding steroid receptor RNA activator 1, producing the protein MAGLYVKPGNKERGWNDPPQFSYGLQTQAGGPKRTPLTKRVAAPQDGSPRVPTSETSPGAPPMGPPPLSSKASRPPFVGSCPPSSMEPTNFPVVESEILLEDVLRPLERALEDCRGHTKKQVCDDISRRLALLQEQWAGGKLSMPVKKRMALLVQELSSHQWDAADDIHRSLMVDHVTEVSQWMVGVKRLIAEKRSLSSEEEANEEKSVATAEQNQTMPGIQHDP; encoded by the exons ATGGCGGGGCTGTACGTGAAACCGG GCAACAAGGAGCGCGGCTGGAACGATCCGCCGCAATTCTCATACGGGCTGCAGACCCAGGCTGGCGGACCCAAGCGCACGCCGCTCACCAAGAGGGTCGCCGCTCCCCAGGATGGATCCCCCAGAG TCCCCACCTCAGAGACATCTCCTGGGGCCCCCCCAATGGGGCCTCCACCTCTGTCAAGTAAGGCTTCCAGACCCCCATTTGTGGGGAGTTGTCCTCCCTCCAGCATGGAGCCCACAAATTTCCCAGTCGTTGAGTCTGAGATTCTGCTGGAAGATGTACTGAGACCTTTGGAACGGGCATTGGAGGATTGCCGTGGCCACACAAAG AAGCAGGTATGTGATGACATCAGCCGACGCCTGGCTCTGCTGCAGGAACAGTGGGCTGGAGGGAAGCTGTCAATGCCTGTAAAGAAGAGGATGGCTCTGCTGGTGCAAG aGCTTTCAAGCCACCAGTGGGATGCAGCAGATGACATCCACCGCTCACTCATGGTTGACCATGTGACTGAGGTCAGTCAGTGGATGGTGGGAGTTAAAAGATTAATTGCAGAAAAGAGGAGTCTGTCTTCAGAGGAGGAGGCCAATGAAGAGAAATCTGTAGCCACAGCTGAGCAGAACCAGACCATGCCAGGCATCCAACATGATCCTTAA